The following proteins are encoded in a genomic region of Ammospiza caudacuta isolate bAmmCau1 chromosome 3, bAmmCau1.pri, whole genome shotgun sequence:
- the LOC131555786 gene encoding zinc finger protein 845-like, giving the protein MPTEPGVAEAGAEGIPPPAADSEPEVFEIVLPITILVLSDEDFLEDDDKDHEASIPEVEQEFKLNNNICLKNEVEPSNDSSSVGNWDANKTVSNEDNCIEYSEEKWLAESVCNTSKLSLSDVHDADSDKCGPDCILPTSPCKTELPEIVKYSDGEDCADNDGFQKIPPLLSSADNDRADTVETLQVVPKDEEEPVSITNALLDGCPETQAELHKEFEIIVKMEDSDSSKNGDDEIDYREISKFEDEAVSSRLEHGLKEEEKFTYNCPDPFLNECSTFKENLEDVGKPDMNASASAEPNTTEEHIYKMLTPFPKKRHQQQKGVSSQASPEELQSQQEGLKWLNDGVTITPLPKTSGVAKENERSSFKCRFCSSVFKCSARLKKHIYSAHKDKKIHKCCFCKKTFFFSFNLKNHLKFHKKIARLQKARKNRISARKGRQKVSEGKSVTKKKESKYKKFFIKIERDFTPLDVPVSFSCRICFFVSSSPRSFIHHMKGHKERPPYQCPQCDYSCSSLSYLLNHMYWHAGYKLYQCRFCTFFSLYFASMVRHSHVHTGDKAYCCELCQVAFTSTSGLERHRRTHAETETCQAQQPNCLSGRKRTEKLPKNYTCDECNLVFYTKGHLSFHKKFHEQLKANGYTSQSNKYCTSTVGKADGDSQGHVSHSLFGRENDCLAGGILASEVEFEQEGDVWDNKKICPGKKFLGNSQGSSRLAVAGNRSEVPQTSYQMDTVTYKEESFFKSETSHSQVQDNASFHNFVEKLEDTYPSNFNTFQTYRCQHCSYATAVPKNFRLHLKIHTDERPFTCKECNETFKTSNHLQKHSLLHVKNGEELGSCLFVERCLEKLELHRKIQRGTYPERDFDSCKGSNSFLLGSEVWGVQQGVQRGTANDVQAQSQPLLYQCSECSYATATLSNLELHIRTHTGERPYSCPICQKKFRTSSHLKRHRLTHLNVGHFKCMSCDYSTNKWLSLKQHLASHTGEGTSSPGCFYEQEELPVKTYRCEECGYCTTHSGNLKLHLRIHTGEKPFQCGQCSLAFRTSSHLKRHWLTHLKLRCRRCRYSTMDKAAFQKHIKTHKKKHRCAKCNVVLPTKKLLEKHKQQHDAGM; this is encoded by the exons ACAGCG AGCCCGAGGTGTTTGAGATTGTGCTGCCAATCACTATCTTGGTGCTGAGCGATGAGGATTTTCTCGAGGATGATGATAAGGACCACGAAGCGTCCATTCCCGAGGTGGAGCAGGAGTTTAAATTAAACAACAACATTTGTCTAAAAAACGAAGTGGAGCCTTCAAATGACAGCAGCAGTGTAGGCAATTGGGATGCAAACAAGACTGTTTCAAATGAAGATAATTGTATTGAGTACTCTGAAGAGAAATGGCTTGCTGAGAGTGTGTGTAACACATCGAAATTATCTTTAAGTGATGTCCATGATGCAGACTCGGATAAATGTGGTCCAGATTGCATCTTACCTACATCTCCTTGCAAAACAGAGCTTCCAGAGATAGTGAAATACAGTGATGGAGAAGATTGTGCTGATAATGATGGCTTTCAGAAgattcctcctctcctctcctctgctgACAATGACAGAGCTGACACTGTGGAGACATTGCAAGTGGTACCCAAAGATGAAGAAGAGCCTGTCAGTATTACAAATGCTCTTTTGGATGGCTGTCCAGAGACACAAGCAGAACTTCACAAGGAATTTGAGATAATTGTTAAAATGGAAG ATTCTGATTCCTCAAAGAATGGAGATGATGAAATTGATTACAGGGAAATAAGCAAATTTGAAGATGAAGCTGTGAGTTCTCGTTTGGAACATGGCTtgaaagaagaagagaaatttaCCTATAATTGTCCTGATCCATTTCTTAATGAATGTTCCACTTTTAAGGAAAATCTAGAAGATGTAGGGAAACCTGACATGAATGCTTCTGCTTCTGCTGAACCAAATACTACTGAAGAGCATATTTACAAGATGTTAACACCATTCCCTAAGAAAAGACACCAGCAACaaaaaggtgtttcttctcAGGCAAGCCCAGAAGAGTTGCAGAGCCAGCAAGAAGGATTAAAGTGGCTGAATGATGGTGTGACCATCACACCTCTTCCTAAAACATCTGGTGTTGCAAAGGAGAATGAAAGATCGAGTTTCAAGTGCAGGTTTTGTAGTTCTGTGTTTAAATGCAGTGCACGCCTGAAGAAACATATTTATTCAGCacataaagataaaaaaatacataaatgctgcttttgtaaaaaaacttttttcttttctttcaatcTTAAGAATCACCTTAAATTTCATAAGAAGATTGCTAGGTTgcaaaaggcaagaaaaaataGAATAAGTGCAAGAAAAGGGAGGCAGAAAGTATCTGAAGGAAAATCTGTgaccaagaaaaaagaaagtaaatacaagaaatttttcattaaaattgaAAGGGACTTTACACCTCTGGATGTGCCAGTTagcttttcctgcagaatttgtttctttgtttcatcCAGTCCTAGGAGTTTCATTCATCACATGAAGGGACACAAGGAGAGACCCCCTTACCAGTGCCCTCAGTGTGATTACTCCTGCAGCAGCTTGTCCTACCTGTTAAATCACATGTACTGGCATGCTGGCTATAAGCTCTACCAGTGCAGGTTCTGCACCTTCTTCTCATTGTATTTTGCAAGCATGGTGAGGCACAGCCACGTCCACACAGGGGATAAAGCATATTGCTGTGAGCTCTGCCAGGTAGCATTCACCAGCACCTCAGGCTTGGAGAGACACAGGAGGACACATGCAGAGACAGAAACGTGCCAAGCACAGCAACCCAACTGCCTGAGTGGGAGAAAGAGAACTGAAAAGCTTCCAAAGAATTACACATGTGATGAATGTAACCTGGTGTTCTACACCAAAGGACATCTCAGCTTTCACAAGAAATTTCATGAACAGTTAAAGGCCAATGGTTACACAAGTCAGAGCAATAAATACTGTACAAGCACAGTAGGCAAAGCTGATGGTGATTCTCAGGGCCATGTTTCTCACTCTCTTTTTGGTAGAGAAAATGATTGTCTGGCTGGGGGAATCCTGGCTTCAGAAGTGGAGTTTGAGCAAGAAGGTGATGTGTGGGACAATAAGAAAATATGTCCTGGAAAGAAATTCCTTGGAAACAGCCAAGGAAGCAGCAGGTTGGCTGTTGCTGGAAACAGATCAGAAGTTCCTCAGACCTCTTACCAAATGGACACTGTCACTTACAAAGAGGAGTCTTTCTTCAAATCAGAGACCTCTCATTCACAAGTGCAAGATAATGCTTCATTTCATAACTTTGTGGAAAAGTTGGAGGATACATATCCTTCTAATTTCAATACATTCCAAACATACAGATGCCAGCACTGCAGTTATGCTACTGCTGTTCCTAAGAACTTCAGGCTGCACCTAAAGATACATACGGATGAGAGACCATTCACGTGTAAGGAGTGCAATGAGACATTTAAAACATCAAACCATTTGCAGAAACACAGCCTTCTTCATGTGAAAAATGGAGAGGAGTTGGGAAGTTGCCTCTTTGTAGAGAGGTGTTTAGAGAAACTTGAATTGCATCGTAAAATCCAGAGAGGCACATACCCAGAAAGGGATTTTGATTCCTGCAAAGGCTCAAACAGCTTCTTGCTTGGGTCAGAAGTTTGGGGAGTTCAGCAAGGTGTTCAGAGGGGCACAGCAAATGATGTGCAAGCACAAAGTCAGCCATTACTATATCAGTGTTCAGAGTGCAGCTATGCTACTGCCACTTTAAGCAACCTGGAGCTCCACATCAGAACTCACACAGGTGAGAGGCCCTACAGCTGCCCCATCTGTCAGAAGAAGTTCCGCACTTCCAGTCACCTCAAGAGACACAGACTCACACATCTGAACGTGGGGCATTTCAAGTGCATGAGCTGTGACTACTCCACCAACAAATGGCTGTCCTTGAAGCAGCACCTGGCTTCTCACACCGGGGAGGGAACCTCCTCTCCTGGCTGCTTCTacgagcaggaggagctgcctgtcAAGACGTACAGGTGTGAGGAGTGTGGCTATTGCACAACCCACAGCGGGAACCTGAAGCTGCACCTGAGGATCCACACGGGGGAGAAGCCGTTCCAGTGCGGGCAGTGCTCGCTGGCCTTCCGCACCTCCAGCCACCTCAAGCGCCACTGGCTGACCCACCTCAAGCTGCGCTGCAGGAGGTGCAGGTACTCCACCATGGATAAAGCAGCTTTCCAAAAGCAcataaaaacacacaaaaagaagCACAGGTGTGCAAAGTGTAATGTGGTGCTGCCCACCAAAAAACTGCTGGAGAAGCATAAGCAGCAGCACGACGCTGGAATGTGA